A genomic segment from Glycine soja cultivar W05 chromosome 18, ASM419377v2, whole genome shotgun sequence encodes:
- the LOC114395408 gene encoding protein LITTLE ZIPPER 2-like translates to MCSFSSKQTLYLALPRPWTSKRHHHSHRHLRLGMLNRRRANLKEARQRKRIVVKSEIQMKNLKLYMENQTIIEENEKLRKQAMLLHKENQALSSQLQKKLSGQNNNTNNN, encoded by the exons ATGTGCTCTTTCTCTTCAAAACAGACCCTTTATTTGGCACTTCCTCGTCCATGGACATCTAAGAGACACCACCACAGCCACAGGCACCTTCGGTTGGGCATGCTCAACAG AAGGAGGGCAAACTTGAAAGAAGCCAGACAAAGGAAAAGGATTGTTGTGAAATCAGAGATTCAGATGAAGAACTTGAAGTTGTACATGGAGAACCAAACCATCATAGAGGAGAATGAGAAGTTGAGGAAACAAGCCATGCTTCTGCACAAAGAGAATCAGGCCCTCTCGTCTCAGCTCCAAAAGAAGCTTTCTGGACAAAACAACAATACCAACAATAACTAG
- the LOC114396833 gene encoding 4-hydroxy-tetrahydrodipicolinate synthase, chloroplastic — protein MATLKSVCFRGSTFPVCPSNFTNTRNTRSSCWRPAQAAVKSNFHLPMRSFELKNRTSPEDIKALRLITAIKTPYLPDGRFDLEAYDDLVNMQIGQGAEGVIVGGTTGEGQLMSWEEHIMLIAHTVNCFGGKIKVIGNTGSNSTREAIHATEQGFAVGMHAALHINPYYGKTSLDGMVAHFQSVLSMGPTIIYNVPARTGQDIPPHVIQTLAESVNLAGVKECVGNDRIKQYTDDGIVVWSGNDDQCHDARWGYGATGVVSVASNLVPGLMRELMFGGVNPTLNSKLLPLIDWLFHMPNPIGLNTALAQLGVIRPVFRLPFVPLPVDKRIEFANLVKEIGREHFVGNKVVEVLDDDDFFLVSRY, from the exons ATGGCCACACTCAAGAGCGTCTGCTTCAGAGGATCCACCTTTCCCGTTTGCCCCTCCAATTTCACGAACACTAGAAACACCAG GAGCTCATGTTGGAGGCCTGCACAAGCAGCTGTGAAGTCCAATTTCCATCTCCCAATGCGCAGTTTTGAGTTAAAAAATAG GACTTCTCCAGAGGACATAAAGGCTCTGAGATTGATAACTGCCATTAAAACTCCATACCTACCTGATGGTCGTTTTGATCTTGAAGCATATGATGACTTGGTGAATATGCAGATTGGACAAGGGGCTGAAGGTGTTATTGTTGGTGGGACAACTGGTGAAGGCCAATTAATGAGCTGGGAAGAGCACATAATGCTTATTGCTCATACAGTCAACTGTTTTGGTGGGAAAATTAAGGTTATTGGAAATACTGGAAGCAACTCCACCAGGGAAGCAATTCATGCCACTGAGCAGGGTTTTGCTGTTGGAATGCATGCTGCCCTTCACATAAACCCTTACTATGGCAAAACCTCCTTGGATGGTATGGTTGCTCACTTTCAAAGTGTGCTTTCCATGGGACCCACAATAATCTACAATGTGCCTGCACGGACCGGTCAAGACATTCCTCCGCATGTAATTCAAACCTTAGCTGAAAGTGTTAACCTGGCTGGTGTCAAGGAGTGTGTGGGAAATGACCGAATCAAACAGTATACAGATGATGGAATTGTTGTGTGGAGTGGGAATGATGATCAATGTCATGATGCTAGATGGGGTTATGGGGCTACCGGAGTGGTATCTGTTGCGAGCAACCTGGTTCCCGGTTTAATGCGAGAACTCATGTTTGGCGGTGTAAACCCTACTCTAAATTCTAAACTCTTGCCTCTGATTGACTGGCTTTTCCACATGCCAAACCCCATTGGTTTGAACACTGCTCTTGCTCAACTTGGGGTCATCAGACCCGTTTTTAGGCTACCTTTTGTACCTCTCCCTGTGGACAAAAGGATAGAGTTTGCCAATTTGGTGAAGGAAATTGGTCGAGAGCATTTTGTTGGAAATAAAGTTGTTGAGGTTCTTGATGATGATGACTTTTTCTTGGTTAGTCGTTATTAA